One window of the Ictidomys tridecemlineatus isolate mIctTri1 chromosome 11, mIctTri1.hap1, whole genome shotgun sequence genome contains the following:
- the LOC144368303 gene encoding uncharacterized protein LOC144368303 isoform X1: MISSFVLPCLSCLSSINSEFQEEEENDLQLDEKYFQYSGHPNSCDTQELVISSVFPSHECKVSSTVDGTKLNLDTCIELQNPPKLEGDALGGLDVKTPGCELHVLTDTMSVMKQKIMKRKQLFCKWRMACRFPGLQASENHENDDEKDQNSLNSSIPNGELQEKKEDDLLLGKTYFLPSDHPNSSNTQELVRNSVFPSAEPTVSSAVDEAKHVLNDATGVSKEKIITRKILMSKRKLACRFPGLQASELDSNDASGMKNSLKLEGDTKDGSFANKHGRHIIGHIDDYTALREQIAEGKQLVEQIQSLLTPTCNFLGLEAQDSEVVTPAAPAFTLSLCPSSLILVSSPLFIFVACISQ; encoded by the exons ATGATTTCATCTTTTGTTCTTCCCTGCCTCAGCTGTCTCAGCAGTATCAACAGTGaatttcaggaagaggaagagaatgacctccagctggatgaaaaatattttcagtactcTGGTCATCCTAATTCATGTGACACACAAGAACTTGTCATAAGCTCTGTGTTCCCATCACATGAGTGTAAAGTCAGCTCTACTGTGGATGGAACCA aactgaATTTGGATACTTGCATTGAACTGCAGAACCCTCCCAAGCTTGAGGGTGATGCCCTTGGAGGCTTGGATGTCAAAACACCTGGATGTGAGCTGCATGTCCTCACTGATACCATGAGTGTCATGAAACAGAAgatcatgaaaagaaaacaactctTCTGCAAGTGGAGAATGGCATGCAGATTCCCAGGACTTCAAGCTTCGG AAAACCATGAGAATGATgatgaaaaagaccaaaattcacTGAATTCCAG CATTCCCAATGGTGAGctgcaggagaagaaagaggatgaCCTTTTGCTGGGGAAAACTTATTTTCTACCCTCGGATCATCCTAATTCATCTAACACACAAGAACTTGTCAGAAACTCTGTCTTCCCATCAGCTGAGCCTACAGTCAGTTCTGCTGTGGATGAAGCCA AGCATGTCCTCAATGATGCCACAGGTGTCAGCAAAGAGAAgataattacaagaaaaattctgATGAGCAAGAGGAAACTAGCATGCAGATTCCCTGGCCTTCAGGCTTCAG agctggATTCAAATGATGCTTCAGGAATGAAGAACTCTCTGAAGCTAGAGGGTGATACTAAGGATGGCTCCTTCGCCAACAAGCATGGCCGCCACATCATAGGCCACATTGATGACTATACTGCTCTCAGAGAGCAGATTGCGGAGGGGAAACAGCTGGTTGAACAGATCCAGTCTCTCCTGACACCCACATGCAACTTCCTGGGCCTTGAAGCTCAGGACTCAGAGGTAGTCACACCTGCAGCTCCTGCCTTCACTCTTTCTTTGTGCCCTTCATCCTTAATTCTAGTTTCTTCtcccctatttatttttgtggcctgCATCTCCCAATGA
- the LOC144368303 gene encoding uncharacterized protein LOC144368303 isoform X2 — translation MISSFVLPCLSCLSSINSEFQEEEENDLQLDEKYFQYSGHPNSCDTQELVISSVFPSHECKVSSTVDGTKLNLDTCIELQNPPKLEGDALGGLDVKTPGCELHVLTDTMSVMKQKIMKRKQLFCKWRMACRFPGLQASENHENDDEKDQNSLNSSIPNGELQEKKEDDLLLGKTYFLPSDHPNSSNTQELVRNSVFPSAEPTVSSAVDEASVSKEKIITRKILMSKRKLACRFPGLQASELDSNDASGMKNSLKLEGDTKDGSFANKHGRHIIGHIDDYTALREQIAEGKQLVEQIQSLLTPTCNFLGLEAQDSEVVTPAAPAFTLSLCPSSLILVSSPLFIFVACISQ, via the exons ATGATTTCATCTTTTGTTCTTCCCTGCCTCAGCTGTCTCAGCAGTATCAACAGTGaatttcaggaagaggaagagaatgacctccagctggatgaaaaatattttcagtactcTGGTCATCCTAATTCATGTGACACACAAGAACTTGTCATAAGCTCTGTGTTCCCATCACATGAGTGTAAAGTCAGCTCTACTGTGGATGGAACCA aactgaATTTGGATACTTGCATTGAACTGCAGAACCCTCCCAAGCTTGAGGGTGATGCCCTTGGAGGCTTGGATGTCAAAACACCTGGATGTGAGCTGCATGTCCTCACTGATACCATGAGTGTCATGAAACAGAAgatcatgaaaagaaaacaactctTCTGCAAGTGGAGAATGGCATGCAGATTCCCAGGACTTCAAGCTTCGG AAAACCATGAGAATGATgatgaaaaagaccaaaattcacTGAATTCCAG CATTCCCAATGGTGAGctgcaggagaagaaagaggatgaCCTTTTGCTGGGGAAAACTTATTTTCTACCCTCGGATCATCCTAATTCATCTAACACACAAGAACTTGTCAGAAACTCTGTCTTCCCATCAGCTGAGCCTACAGTCAGTTCTGCTGTGGATGAAGCCA GTGTCAGCAAAGAGAAgataattacaagaaaaattctgATGAGCAAGAGGAAACTAGCATGCAGATTCCCTGGCCTTCAGGCTTCAG agctggATTCAAATGATGCTTCAGGAATGAAGAACTCTCTGAAGCTAGAGGGTGATACTAAGGATGGCTCCTTCGCCAACAAGCATGGCCGCCACATCATAGGCCACATTGATGACTATACTGCTCTCAGAGAGCAGATTGCGGAGGGGAAACAGCTGGTTGAACAGATCCAGTCTCTCCTGACACCCACATGCAACTTCCTGGGCCTTGAAGCTCAGGACTCAGAGGTAGTCACACCTGCAGCTCCTGCCTTCACTCTTTCTTTGTGCCCTTCATCCTTAATTCTAGTTTCTTCtcccctatttatttttgtggcctgCATCTCCCAATGA